Genomic segment of Bacteroidota bacterium:
AATAACGCACTGTAGTACCAATTTTTAGCTGCGCTATATCCATATTTTGAATTTATTTCGATAACATCTTCATTTTTTCGAAAATCATTTTCTTCCCCAGACTTTAATAAACCATATTTTGCATCAATAGTATTTTCCCATTTCATTTTATCATTTGTAAAATTTGCAAACAAACTAAAGATTGTAAGTGTGGATACTGAATTTTCACCACCTGCAGCCCAATCTTTCTGATAGCCTTGTGAAAAATTAAAACTCCCAATTCCTCCAAATTTCCAATGTTTGATAGTATCCTGTTGATTAACATTTATGCTATCGTTTTCGCTTGCTACTAACTGAAAAGCGGCTGATACAATTATCGCTAATACCAAAATTATTTTCTTCATAAACAACTTATTAAAAAATTTGCAAAATTATCTATGACAAAACAATTGTGCAAATTTATTGGAAAGTATTTTTGAAAATTGATGATTAGCTATTTTTGATTGACAATTGGCAATTTATTACTGATGATTGAGCTTAACTTTATTATTTTGCAACTCCAAAATTAATGAACAAAATAAATTACTTCTAAATTACAATATCAAGAAACTGGACAAAATACAGAACAGTTTGTAAAACATTTAAATGGAAAAGTACTATTACTCTGTCAAAATTCATTGATATTTTAGGAGGAAAATCTTGAATCTCTTTATTGTATGAGTAAAGGCTCTATTTTAAGAAAAAATCCTCTTTGCTTGCCTGTTCAGAATAAGGCAAAAAAATCAATATGCTATTTGCAACCAAACAAAATCTAAAAAAGTCTTGGTATATAATGTTGAACATAAACTAAAATGATGAAAAATAAATATTTACTTATGGTAGTGGCCATTTTGGGAGTAATTACCCTTAATGCTCAAATTTTTATTAGTGGACAATTAATTGAAAATAATGGTAGTGGAATTGGAATTCCGAGTCAAACCATTTCTATACAAACACAAGGATTAGTTTTAGGAACTGCTGTAACGAACAATTCAGGAATGTTCTATTTCGCTGATTCTTCATTTTCTTGTTCTATGCTAACAGATATTACATTTTCAGCTATAGACTGCAATGGCCAAACTATGAGTTGGACATTTCCTTGTAATATGAACCTTCAAGTAATTTTAAGCATGTGTGGAGGAGCACTAACAAGCTGTAATGCTGATTTTACATATTCAACAAACCCTGCCTCCGGAACGGATGTTACATTTATTTCTAATTCTACCGCTACCGGAAATATTGTTTCCTGGTTTTGGGATTTTGGTGATGGAACCACAGCATCAGGACCTCAACAAATTCATACTTTTGCTGCACCCGGACAATATAATACATGCTTAACTATCTTTACTTCTGATAGTTGCACAAGTACAATGTGCCAAACTGTGTATATTGATTCAATCATTAATTACAATTGCGATGCCTATTTCGTTTATAGTAGTGCAGGAACAAATTATGACTTACAATTCATGGATGTTTCATGGCCAGTTCCTTCAATCTGGGTTTGGAATTTCGATGATGGAACCACTTCTAATATTCCAAATCCTCAACATACGTTTCCCGGCCCCGGGAGCTATAATGTTTGCTTAACAACTTATTCTTCAGCAGGTTGTACCGATACATATTGCGAAACTTTAATTATTGACAGCGTTTTGCTACCAAATTGCGAAGCTATGTTTACTTATTATGTTGATACGGCTTCCGGAATGTCAAATTTCTATCAGTTTTTTGATCAATCAAACTCACTTGGAACAATTACAAGTTGGTATTGGGATTTTGGTGATGGCAGTTCTTCGTTCGTTCAAAATCCAACACATTCCTTTTTGAATGGAACATATGTG
This window contains:
- a CDS encoding PKD domain-containing protein, with protein sequence MMKNKYLLMVVAILGVITLNAQIFISGQLIENNGSGIGIPSQTISIQTQGLVLGTAVTNNSGMFYFADSSFSCSMLTDITFSAIDCNGQTMSWTFPCNMNLQVILSMCGGALTSCNADFTYSTNPASGTDVTFISNSTATGNIVSWFWDFGDGTTASGPQQIHTFAAPGQYNTCLTIFTSDSCTSTMCQTVYIDSIINYNCDAYFVYSSAGTNYDLQFMDVSWPVPSIWVWNFDDGTTSNIPNPQHTFPGPGSYNVCLTTYSSAGCTDTYCETLIIDSVLLPNCEAMFTYYVDTASGMSNFYQFFDQSNSLGTITSWYWDFGDGSSSFVQNPTHSFLNGTYVVTLTIMTANGGCSATYQEIIIVGGSVQTFQISGIVSLDSVPLSSGIAMLFGGGQMYTTTISQGYYIFNGLDSNSYIVYAIPDFQLYPNVVPTYFGNSMYWASASEIFLNADFNFADIQMNSYNTTLMGPGSITGMLYFNNTKASSEKYIRKLTESVEDISILLMNTNDELLFHITTDASGHFLFNNLPYGTYKLYVELTGYETFPGIFTINEESFTIEDIEIIINGNSITFTTGIEENNLNTFGEINLYPNPVKDILNVTFTSNLQTDMQMNIFNAIGQSVYSKQIYKKSKTENYQVDVSNWNDGVYFIRLSDEKENTNLKRFIK